From a single Gadus morhua chromosome 3, gadMor3.0, whole genome shotgun sequence genomic region:
- the LOC115540478 gene encoding transcription factor AP-4, with translation MEYFMMPTEKIPSLQQFKKSEKDVIGGLCSLANIPLSPETAQDQERRIRREIANSNERRRMQSINAGFQSLKSLLPHTDGEKLSKAAILQQTSDYIFALEQEKTQLLQQNNQLKRFIQEFSSSSPKRRRADEKDEGIGSPDAQEEEKGEEFRREMLELRQQLGKERSARLLLEEQVHTLGNHLHPERLKVITQELEAQAQLQSQTLLRLQQMHGQTTENHAHSPKIKAPPTPPAPTHHPTVIVPAPTLLQHPHHHVTVVTLSPSAQTSTVSTSRQNLDTIVQAIQHIERTQERRCSVEEEQRRAVIVSPAHVAMDTTCSDTDTDTEGEERSMN, from the exons ATGGAATATTTCATGATGCCGACAGAGAAGATCCCTTCCTTACAGCAGTTCAAGAAATCGGAGAAGGATGTTATCGGGGGGCTCTGTAG cctggcCAACATTCCCCTCAGCCCAGAGACAGCTCAGGACCAGGAGAGGCGTATTCGCCGTGAGATCGCCAATAGCAACGAGCGGCGGCGCATGCAGAGCATCAACGCCGGCTTCCAGTCCCTCAAGTCCCTCCTGCCGCACACGGACGGCGAGAAGCTCAGCAAG GCAGCCATCCTGCAACAGACGTCGGACTACATTTTCGccctggagcaggagaagacCCAGCTGCTGCAACAGAACAACCAGCTGAAGCGGTTCATCCAG GAGTTCAGCAGCTCGTCGCCCAAGAGGAGGCGAGCGGACGAGAAGGACGAGGGGATTGGCTCCCCCGACGCTCAGGAGGAAGAAAAAGGGGAGGAGTTTCGAAGGGAGATGCTGGAGCTACGGCAGCAGCTGGGCAAGGAGCGGTCAGCTCGCTtgctgctggaggagcag GTGCACACGCTAGGCAACCACCTGCACCCGGAGCGGCTGAAGGTCATCACCCAGGAGCTGGAAGCCCAGGCCCAGCTACAGAGCCAGACCCTGTTACGGCTGCAGCAGATGCACGGGCAGACCACCGAGAACCACGCACACAGCCCCAAG ATcaaggccccgcccacccctccagcccccacccaccaccccaccgTCATCGTCCCGGCCCCCACACTACTCCAGCACCCGCATCATCACGTCACCGTGGTAACGCTGAGCCCCAGCGCCCAGACCAGCACTGTGTCTACGTCCAGACAGAACCTGGACACCATTGTGCAG GCCATCCAGCACATCGAACGCACCCAGGAGAGGAGGTGcagcgtggaggaggagcagaggcggGCGGTCATCGTCAGCCCCGCCCACGTTGCCATGGACACCACCTGCTCcgacacagacactgacactgAGGGGGAGGAGCGCTCGATGAACTAA